A part of Paenibacillus sp. IHBB 10380 genomic DNA contains:
- the pdxS gene encoding pyridoxal 5'-phosphate synthase lyase subunit PdxS, translated as MNTGTERVKRGMAEMQKGGVIMDVMNAEQAKVAEAAGATAVMALERVPSDIRAAGGVARMADPTIVEEVMQVVSIPVMAKARIGHYVEAKVLESLGVDYIDESEVLTPADEVFHINKSEFTIPFVCGAKDLGEALRRIQEGAAMLRTKGEPGTGNIVEAVRHLRLINGQIRKVQGLSKDELYHEAKLHGVSYDLLLKVRESGKLPVVNFAAGGVATPADAALMMHLGADGVFVGSGIFKSDSPEKFARAIVEATTHYEDYALIASVSKNLGTPMKGIEISGLREHERMQERCQ; from the coding sequence ATGAATACAGGTACAGAGCGGGTCAAAAGAGGGATGGCGGAAATGCAAAAAGGCGGTGTCATCATGGACGTGATGAATGCCGAGCAAGCCAAGGTCGCGGAAGCAGCCGGAGCAACGGCCGTTATGGCACTGGAGCGTGTGCCTTCCGATATTCGTGCAGCTGGCGGTGTAGCCCGTATGGCTGACCCGACCATTGTGGAAGAGGTGATGCAGGTTGTATCGATACCGGTGATGGCAAAAGCCCGCATCGGCCATTATGTGGAAGCCAAAGTACTCGAATCGTTAGGTGTAGATTATATCGACGAAAGCGAAGTGTTAACGCCTGCAGACGAGGTTTTCCATATTAACAAAAGCGAATTCACGATTCCTTTCGTCTGTGGTGCAAAAGACCTTGGTGAAGCGCTTCGCCGCATTCAAGAAGGTGCCGCCATGCTTCGTACGAAGGGCGAACCGGGGACAGGCAACATTGTGGAAGCGGTACGTCACTTACGCTTGATCAACGGTCAGATTCGCAAAGTACAAGGCCTGTCTAAGGACGAATTGTATCACGAAGCGAAGCTGCATGGCGTATCGTATGATCTGCTGCTGAAAGTTCGTGAATCCGGTAAGCTGCCGGTGGTCAACTTTGCCGCAGGCGGGGTGGCTACGCCAGCCGATGCAGCTCTAATGATGCATTTGGGCGCAGACGGCGTCTTTGTAGGATCGGGCATTTTTAAGTCGGACAGCCCTGAGAAATTTGCGCGTGCGATTGTTGAAGCCACTACACACTACGAAGATTATGCGTTAATAGCGAGCGTATCTAAAAATTTGGGGACTCCGATGAAAGGAATTGAAATATCCGGTCTGCGGGAGCATGAACGGATGCAGGAACGCTGTCAGTAA